A single genomic interval of Hafnia alvei harbors:
- a CDS encoding carboxylate/amino acid/amine transporter: MILLLLTTVLWAFSFSLIGVYLAGQVDGWFAVLVRVALAALVFLPFLRWRGVQAKQALLYMALGACQLGVMYLFYYQSFLYLSVPEVLLFTIMTPIYVTLIYDLMQGNRLRWGYLFSALLAVLGALIIRYNPLSPQFLLGFALIQGANICFAIGQVGYKRVMEISPMPQRNAFSWFYLGALCIALPAWLLFGHHQMMPTTGLQWGILIWLGVGASGMGYFMWNYGATQVDAGTLAIMNNVLIPAGLLVNLAIWQQHPDWIRLIAGGAVIALSLWVHRRWIVRREIKHHG, translated from the coding sequence GTGATTTTATTACTTCTCACCACCGTATTGTGGGCATTTTCATTCAGCTTGATTGGGGTTTATCTGGCCGGTCAGGTTGATGGTTGGTTTGCGGTATTAGTGCGAGTGGCGCTTGCTGCGCTGGTCTTTTTACCCTTCTTGCGCTGGCGTGGGGTACAAGCCAAACAGGCTTTGCTGTATATGGCGCTCGGTGCCTGCCAGCTGGGAGTGATGTACCTGTTTTACTACCAGTCTTTCTTGTATCTCTCGGTACCAGAAGTTCTGCTGTTTACCATCATGACGCCGATTTACGTCACGCTGATCTACGATCTGATGCAGGGAAATCGGCTGCGTTGGGGATATTTATTCAGCGCGCTGCTGGCGGTTTTAGGGGCGCTGATTATTCGCTATAACCCGTTAAGCCCTCAGTTTTTACTCGGTTTTGCTCTGATTCAGGGCGCTAATATTTGTTTTGCGATAGGTCAGGTCGGCTATAAGCGCGTGATGGAAATCAGCCCTATGCCGCAGCGCAACGCGTTTTCATGGTTCTATTTGGGGGCGCTTTGTATCGCTTTACCGGCGTGGCTGCTGTTTGGTCATCATCAGATGATGCCCACCACGGGATTACAGTGGGGGATTTTGATTTGGCTTGGCGTGGGGGCTTCCGGTATGGGCTACTTCATGTGGAACTATGGGGCGACGCAGGTGGATGCCGGTACGTTAGCCATCATGAATAACGTGCTGATCCCGGCGGGGCTGCTGGTTAATCTGGCGATCTGGCAGCAGCACCCGGACTGGATCAGGCTGATTGCTGGTGGCGCGGTGATTGCGCTTTCTCTATGGGTGCACCGTCGATGGATTGTTCGTCGTGAGATAAAGCATCACGGGTGA